The window TTGATGTGGCAGCTCACTACTCTTTCTTAATTGAGAATTTGATGGACATGTACCATGGTCGCCTCCATGACGACTATCAGGCCTGGGCCAACCCGGTTCTCGATCGGTTGACCACCTCAGACCAGCGAGTCGATGCCCACTACAACGCCCAGAGCTACTATCGCATCGACAAAATCTGGTCAATTTCTCAACTTTTCTTCCCTGCCTGCCGCAGGCTACATCCTGAGGATTTGAACGTTAGCTACATCTATCCCCACTGGGTATCGACGCTGGGTCAAGACTTTAAAATCTGCTGCCTGTTTTGCCCAGTCGGGCTCACCCACACCCGCGCCTATCTGATCCACTTCACGTCATTGCAAGCTTTTCATCGCTTACATAAGCTGCCCGTACCGTTTCGCCGCTGGTTAAAAAATCGGCTTTTTGGCTCCGCTCAAACAATGCTGGATGGCCTGGTTCAGCAAGATGTGCAAATGCTGGAGCAAGAACAACACGCGTACCGGCAAAATCCCAGCTATAAAGGGCCAGAGCTGAATCGAACCCTGATTAGCGTGCAAAAGCTGATTCGTCAGCAGGCATCGCTGCCCCTCAATACCTCAAACACCCTGCTGCAACCAGACTAAAACCTCATGCAGAGAGGGAAAAATTTCCAGAGCGATCGCTTTAGATGCCGCTGTCGGTGATTGTAAATCTGGCACCATCACCGCTGACATCCCGGCTGACTGGGCCGCCTGCACCCCCGCATTCGAGTCTTCGAGCACTAGACACTGAGCCGGGGCAACCCCCAACCTCTTGGCCGCCTCTAGAAAAATATCGGGTTCGGGCTTACCCGCAGCAACCTGATCAACCGTCACCACCGTAGAAAAGCGATCGCGAATCCCCACTGCCGACAAACATAACTCCGCTTCGGGCAAGTTGCTGGAGGTGCCAACCGCTTTTGGCAGGGCTTGCTGCTCGATCCAATCCAGCAAGGCTAACAACCCCGGCTTCAGAGGGATGCCCTGAGACTGCACCAGCTGACGCCAATACAACTCCGACCTTTGGCGAAAGGTCGCTGCCGGAAAGTCTGAGCCGAAAACCGTGATAAAGGTCTCTTCTGCTTCAGTATTACTGCGCCCAACTACACTCAAGTACAGGGCATCATCCAATTCATAGCCCAGCTCACGGGCAGTCGTTTGCCAGGCCGCCTGATATAGACATTCACTATCTAGCATCAGCCCATCCATATCAAAAAGAATGGCAGCAGGTCGCATCATAAATTTCAGCGCTCGTCAGGGCAGATCAGTTCCTGAGGAGATTATCGCAGTTCACTGTAGATTGAGAAGACTACTGGCACGCCCATCGATGCCAGGCAACGTGGCAGGTAAAGCCAGACTTTACAGGGTCAACCCAGCGGAGTGCCAATGATTAAACTTTATCGATTTCCCTACAGTTGTTATGCCTTAAAAGTTCAATATCTATTGGACAAATTGAAGTTAGAATACGAGGCCATTAATGTCCCCTATGGGGATAGAACAGAGTTAGTCGAGGTGACCGGTGGTCGGGTGGTTGTGCCTGCGATCGCCCATGATGGCCATATCGTCGTCGAATCGCGCACCATTTGCGAGTACCTCTTGGGTCTAATTGACCATGAGCTAGTTCCGACAGCAAAAGCAGCCACGATTTGGGCTTACGCAGACTGGTGCGATTCCATATTGGAAGATGTTTTATTTAGGCTCGCCACCCCTGGCATTGCCGACAAATTTCCGACCTCCTTTGAAAGGGCACTGTTTGTCTTTATTAAAGAGCGAAAATTTGGCACAGGCTGTGTCGAAGCCTGGCAGAAAACGCAGCCCGATTTAATCAACAACGCCAAGGTGCTGCTGGGAAAAACTCTCGAATCTATTGCCGTCAATGGCTATGTCGCAGGTGAAACGGTCTCCTATGCAGATGTGACTCTGCTGGGGCACCTGGCAATGGTGGAATACGCCAATCCTCAATTGTTGTCAGCCATCAGTGAGGAGTTGCCTCGGTATATGGCGCGGGTGCGGGCGGCATAACCGCGTATTCAATCAGCATTCAATAAATTGAGGCGTAGCAGCTGGAGATCGTCGCTTCGATGTATAGCCTTGTCCAGTTGAGTCCAGTACATCTGGGTCAAGACAGGGTCTAGGGTTTGGGGTCTAGGGTGTGCTTGATTAGCCTGCATACCGCTATAGGTTCTCTAAGATGGGAGTGAACGCTTGGCAGCAGCAGGCAGATGTGGACTTCACAGCACGAGCAATTGGCCAATGGTCGCGGTATCAAGGTGGCGATCGCCCTTGATTCTCTCCCTATCTCCTATGCAGAAGTGCTGCATCGATGGCAGCAAGATGCAGACTTTCGTACTTTTTTTATCGCCCTGTTAGCAGACTCGCCATTCTCTGCGTTTCGTTGGGAGACGCCACCACTCACCCGCGCGATCGCCCATCGCCCCTTTGAGTGCGTTTTGCTCAATAGCCCCAGTCTGGCAAGCCAGCCTGACGACACAGCCTTTGCTGAACACTTCAGTGATCAAGCCCCAGACGGCATCGTCGAATTTCCCAATCTCGGAAACGACGCCATTCTGGTAGTACCCTGCCCCCGTGGCCCGCTGTCTGCCTATGGCCACCTGGGGGCCTTTATACAGCAGGCACCTGAGTCTCAGAAACAAGCCCTATGGGCGGCAGTGGGTACAGCCATGCAGCGTCGCCTCAGCTCTCAGCCCGTTTGGTTAAGTACGGCTGGGGGTGGGGTGTCGTGGTTGCACGTGCGACTGGATAATCGACCCAAGTACTACGGCTACGCACCGTATCGAACAGACCCCTAGTAAGGATTTCGAAAGTTATTGAGGCCAAAGCGCTCAATTATTCCGCTGCATCTACGCGTCATGAGAGTTAAGGATGATCTTCATACGTCATCCCTGGAGTTTAAATTCCAGATTCTCCAAGCCTGTTCGATATTGCGAGCTAGCAGATGGTGGAATAGGTAAAATCTGAGATGCATGAGCAGTTACAACGAGAGGCTGCTTTGATGCCAAAGGCTCTGTAGGAGACTGGGTGGCCATGGCCCAAACGCTAACCGATCAGAAAAAAATCACCTTTGAGCAATACCTGCTGCTCCCCTATGACGGGCGGCGGACTGAGTTTGTGGACGGGGAAATCATCGAAATGACAGAGCCT is drawn from Leptolyngbya sp. SIO1E4 and contains these coding sequences:
- a CDS encoding aromatic ring-hydroxylating dioxygenase subunit alpha produces the protein MAATPSQPPPLTAPSATVDPARSNTDVRSLGINPNHWYVVARTDDVQNQPVGIVLWGEAIVLFRDANDHIQALEDRCPHRQVRLSQGNVIEGELECIYHGWRFNTLGHCTQVPYLAENQKLPTCTIRTYPVKEQDGFIWLYPGDPARLKDQKLQPLGLPEWDHLNYIATVSLIDVAAHYSFLIENLMDMYHGRLHDDYQAWANPVLDRLTTSDQRVDAHYNAQSYYRIDKIWSISQLFFPACRRLHPEDLNVSYIYPHWVSTLGQDFKICCLFCPVGLTHTRAYLIHFTSLQAFHRLHKLPVPFRRWLKNRLFGSAQTMLDGLVQQDVQMLEQEQHAYRQNPSYKGPELNRTLISVQKLIRQQASLPLNTSNTLLQPD
- a CDS encoding HAD family phosphatase: MMRPAAILFDMDGLMLDSECLYQAAWQTTARELGYELDDALYLSVVGRSNTEAEETFITVFGSDFPAATFRQRSELYWRQLVQSQGIPLKPGLLALLDWIEQQALPKAVGTSSNLPEAELCLSAVGIRDRFSTVVTVDQVAAGKPEPDIFLEAAKRLGVAPAQCLVLEDSNAGVQAAQSAGMSAVMVPDLQSPTAASKAIALEIFPSLHEVLVWLQQGV
- a CDS encoding glutathione S-transferase, translating into MIKLYRFPYSCYALKVQYLLDKLKLEYEAINVPYGDRTELVEVTGGRVVVPAIAHDGHIVVESRTICEYLLGLIDHELVPTAKAATIWAYADWCDSILEDVLFRLATPGIADKFPTSFERALFVFIKERKFGTGCVEAWQKTQPDLINNAKVLLGKTLESIAVNGYVAGETVSYADVTLLGHLAMVEYANPQLLSAISEELPRYMARVRAA